The DNA window CATGGAGGGTACAAGACCTATGCTTGTGGAAATACAGTCATTGGTTAGTGCTACAGCTTTTGGCATGCCAAGAAGAACTGCTATGGGAATAGATTATAATAGAGTTGTTCTGATGGTTGCAGTTCTTGAGAAAAAAATAGGATATAATATGCAAAATAGTGATGTTTATATAAACATTGCAGGTGGACTTCAAACAAAAGAACCAGCTATAGATTTGGGGATTATAACCTCTATAGCTTCAAGTTATAGAGATATATATGTAGATCCAAATACTGTTATTATGGGAGAAGTGGGTCTTACAGGGGAAGTGAGAAGAATAAGTTTTATAGATAAGAGAATTTATGAAGCTTCGAAGCTTGGTTTCAATAGAGCTATAATACCTAATATAAATACCAAGGATTTAAATAAGATAGAAGGCATAGATGTAATTGGTGTTGATAGTGTGGAAGAAGCAATGGAAATTGTTTTAGGAGGATAGATATGAAAGATTCCAAAAAAGATATGTATAGATCTATGAGTATAATAGCACCAGGAACCCTTTTAAGAGAAGGACTTGAAAGCATAGTGAGAGCTAAAACAGGTGCTTTAATAGTAGTAGGAGATAATGAAGAAGTCTTAAAAATTGTTGATGGAGGTTTCAACATAAATAGTGATTTTACAGCTGCTTATCTTTATGAATTGGCAAAGATGGACGGAGCCATAATACTTAGCAGTGACTGTAAAAAAATACTTTATGCCAATGCTCAACTCATTCCAGATCAGTCTATTTTATCAAGAGAAACGGGTATACGTCATAGAACAGCGGAAAGAGTAGCAAAACAAACGGATACATTGGTTATAGCCATTTCTCAAAGGAGAAATATCATTACTTTATATAAGGGAAACAACAAATATGTATTAAGAGAATCTAGCGAAATACTTGATAAAGCAAATCAAGCTATACAGACATTGGAAAAATACAAAAATGTGTTAAATCAAGATATGGGAAATTTGACTGCATTAGAGTTTGAAGATTTAGTTACGGTTTATGATATAGTCAAAGTTATTCAGAGATTGGAAATGGTCATGAGAATATCAGATGAAATAGAAAGATATATTTTGGAGTTGGGAAATGAAGGAAGACTTATAAGTATGCAATTAGATGAACTTATGAGTGGAGTAGTGGAAGACGGAATAAATATTATAAAGGATTATTCAAATTGGCCTGATAAATCTCATGAAGAAATAAAAAAATCCATAAGGGAACTTTCTTCAGAGGAACTTTTGGATTTTTATACTATAGCTAGGACAATGGGATATGATGGTGGAATTTCAGCATTGGATACAAGTGTTTATCCTAAAGGCTATAGAATACTTGGCAAAATACCAAGACTTCCAGCAGGCGTATTGGAAAATTTGGTGAAGATGTTTGGCAGTTTTCAAAAAATATTGAAAGCTTCCACAAAAGAATTAGATTTAGTTGAGGGCATAGGGGAAGTAAGAGCTAGGACTATTAAGGAAGCTCTAAGAAGATTTCAAGAACAAATATTTTTAGACAGGCACATAATATGAGAGCTAAACTGGAAGATTCCAATTTAGCTCTTAATTTTATTTAAGATTATATATTCCTAGAGTTTTGAGATTATCATATTCATTATTTAATATATCAGATAAATTTATTTCTAATGTGTCACAAAGAGCTGCTAAATAGAATAGGTAAGAGCCTATTTCTTCTTCTATTTTTTCACTACAAACTTCACATAGTTCTCCTTCTAGATGACTTTTTAGTGATTTTTTAAGTTCTTCTAAAGATTCGCTATTGTATTCTTGTTTTTTTGCATCTATTGAAATGCATCCACAAGAAGTGACGGATTTAATCACAGCTCTATTAATTCTAGCATTATATTCATCTAGTTTAGTGATTATATCTAAAATGCTCTTGTGTCTTATGAGTACATTAGATGTCATTTCTTGAAAATCGCTGCAGTTTATATTTGTATTTATGTTTTCAATGTTTTTGTCCATTTCTCCCACCCCAGTCAAATTATTTGATTTATATTTTCATTATACTTATGTGGACAAGTCATTGTCAAATAATTCTTATATTTTATTAAATGGTTTCAAAAGAAAATTATTGAAATAACTTTGAGTTGACAAGATATCATGCTATGTGGTAAAATAATAAATTTGACATTCATTCCCTATTATTGTATACTGTTATAGTAGTGAGAATTATATTGGGAGGTTTTCGTTATGTTTAATATAGGAGACAAAATTGTTTATCCTATGCATGGTGCAGGTGTAATTGTGGCTATTGAAGAAAAGGAAATATTGGGAAGAAGGAGAAAATATTATATAATGAAAATGCCTATTGGGGATATGAAAGTAATGGTACCTGTAGATAATGTAAAAGAGATAGGCATAAGAGAAGTAATAGATGATGAAGAAATAGAACAAGTATTTGAAGTGCTAAAAGGAAGCAAGACTAAAATGCCTCAAAATTGGAACAGACGCTATAGACTAAATATGGATAAAATAAAAAGTGGAAATATTTATGAAATAGCATCAGTAGTTAGAAATCTCATGATAAGAGATGCTGAAAAAGGTTTGTCAACTGGCGAGAGAAAAATGTTAAATAGTGCTAAACAAATGCTTGTGAGCGAATTAGTATTGGCAAAGGGAATAGATAGAGACCAAACAGAAATGCTAATAGATGAGGCCATAAATTGTCCTTCGATCTAAAAAAGGTATATATTTATAGTTTTTTGTTATATAATTTATTATTATGGAAATATATAATATAAAGGAGGAGGTGAATTTATGGTTGATAAAATTGCTAAATTTGTAATATCTTTAGTAGGGGTTCTGATTGGATATGGAATTACAGCTGGATTAAAAAATATTGAAGCTTTGAGATTGGCAGATGGTGGACTTTTTGCATTTTTTATTTTCATCATTGTAATGGTTGCATCTGGAATTATTTTCTTCTTTTTATCACCACATTTTATAAAAGGAATCCGAAAGTTTATTCATTTCTTAGAAGTGGAAATTCAAAACAGACCTGCGTCTGATATTATTCTGGGTTCTGTTGGATTAATAGTTGGTTTAATTATAGCATATCTCTTGAGCCAACCATTTTACAATATAAAGGTTCCGTATTTAGGAGTGATTGTTTCTATTGTATTGTATCTAATATTTGGATATTTAGGAATTAAGATTCCAACTAGAAATAGAGATGATTTTACAAATTCATTGAATGTTTTCAAGAAAAATACTGGAAAAGAAAAAGTAAAAACCAGTAGCAAAGCATCTCCTAAAATATTAGATACTAGTGTCATAATAGATGGAAGAATAGCCGATATATGTAAAACTGGTTTTATAGAAGGACCCCTTATAATACCTGAATTTGTACTTGAAGAACTTCAACGTATAGCAGATTCATCGGATTCGCTAAAGAGAAACAGAGGAAGAAGAGGGCTTGATATTTTAAATAAAATTCAAAAAGAATTAGATATAGAAGTTGTCATTTGCGATAAAAAGATTGAAGAAGTACAAGAAGTGGATTCAAAACTTTTAAAACTTGCTCAACAGATGAAGGGAAAAGTTATTACAAATGATTACAATTTAAATAAAGTAGCAGAAGTGCAAGGAATAGAAGTTTTAAATATCAATGAACTTGCAAATGCTATTAAACCTGTAGTTTTGCCAGGAGAAGAAATGGTAGTGCAAGTAATACGAGATGGAAAAGAAATAGGTCAAGGTCTTGCATACCTTGATGATGGAACTATGATAGTTGTAGAAGGTGGGAAAAAGCATATTGGAGAAACTATTGGTGTTTTAGTGACTAGTGTTTTGCAAACTTCTGCAGGAAGAATGATATTTGCTAAGCCAAAGTCAGCAGTAGATAGAGCAGTTTAGGGTCTAGTTTTAGACCCTAATATTTTTTTGCTTTTAGGAGAACATATTTTTATAAATATATTTCTGAATATTTTTCAATATGCTATAATGACTAAGAGGTGAAAAATATGTATGAAAACAATTTTGTTTCAGTTATAGTAGCTGCTGCAGGTATGAGCAACAGGATGAGGAGCAGAATAAATAAACAATTTATTTTTATTGACAATAAACCAGTGCTAGCTCATACATTGGAAAAATTTGAAATGTGTAAATATGTAGATGAGATAATAGTAGTAGCTAAAGAGGACGAGATTGATTATTGCAAAAAAGAGATTGTTAAAAAATATGATTTCAAAAAGGTTAGTAAGGTTGTCAAGGGCGGAAAAGAAAGACAAGATTCTGTATATAATGGATTGTTGGCTTTAGATGAAAAATGTAAAATAGTTTTGATTCACGATGGAGCAAGACCTTTTGTAAAAGTTAAGAATATTGAAGATGGTATTTCTGGAGTAACTAAATATGGAGCTTGTGTTGTAGGAGCACCTGTGAAAGATACTATAAAAGTAGTAGATGACAACAATGACATAAAGAATACTCCCCATAGAAGCCAAATATGGGCAGCTCAAACGCCTCAATGTTTTTGGAGACACATCATTATGCAAGCGTATAAAGCTGCCTTAGATGATAATTTTACTGGAACTGATGATAGTATGCTCGTGGAAAGGCTAGGAGTTCCTGTAAAGATGATCATGGGTTCTTATGAGAATATAAAGATTACTACTCCAGATGATTTAATAGTTGCAGAATCTATGTTAAAAGATAAGGAAATTATTTTTAAGAAAAGAAATTTTGTATTTCAAGGTAGATAGGGTGGTTTGAATGAGAATAGGTATGGGGTATGATGTCCATAAGCTAGTAGAAGGAAGAAAACTAATTGTAGGAGGAGTAGAAATTCCTCATGAAAGGGGACTATTAGGTCATTCAGATGCAGATGTTTTGATTCATGCTATTATGGATAGTATTTTAGGAGCAATGGCTTTAGAAGATATTGGGAAACATTTTCCAGATACGGATAATGCATATAAAAATATATCTAGTATGGTTCTTCTTGAGAAAGTTTATGATATAATGGTGAATAATGGGTATGAAATTGGAAATATAGATTGTGTAGTAGTGGCTCAAAGGCCTAAATTTGCTCCATATATACATATTATGAGAGAAAACATAGGAAGAACTTTAAATACATCTATAGATAATATAAGTATAAAAGCTACTACTACAGAATGGCTTGGATTCGAGGGAAGAGAAGAAGGAATGTCTGCTTATTGTGTATGTATTTTGAATAAAAATTAAATTTTTATTTGACACAATAATCTTTTTTTAGTATTATATTGATAATTACATCAATTTAATATATTGCATTGAAGGGAAATAGTAAATATGAATGGTCAAAAGAGAGGAAATCATAAGGTGAGAGATTTCTGGCCCTCTTTACATTGAACCCGTCCCTGAGTTTTTAGATTGAAAAGAAGTAGGTCTAAACGGTAGTTCCGTTATAACTTTCGAGTGGATTTATTATTTTAAATCTATTAGAGTGGTACCGCGAAGAATACCTTCGTCTCTATTTTGAGATGAAGGTTTTTTTATTCCCAAAAAAGTTAAGGAGGAATTAGAGATGAGGATGTCAAAATTGTATTTACCAACTTTAAGAGAAGTGCCATCTGAGGCTGAAATACCTAGTCACCAACTGCTTTTAAGGGCAGGGATGATGAGAAAATTAGTTTCTGGGGTTTATTCATATTTACCTCTTGGGTATAGAGTCATAAGAAAAATAGAACAAATAGTTAGAGAGGAAATGGATGCTGCAGGTTCTCAAGAATTGTTGATGTCTGCTATACAGCCTAAGGAATTGTGGGAAGCTAGTGGCAGATGGGATAATTTTGGACCTGAAATGTTTAAATTGAAGGATAGAAACGAAAGAGAATTTTGCTTAGGGCCAACTCATGAAGAATATTTTACAAATCTTATAAAGGACGAAGTAAAGTCTTATAAGCAGCTTCCTTTAAATTTGTATCAAATTCAAACTAAATATAGAGATGAAAAGAGGCCAAGATTTGGTCTTATAAGAAGTAGAGAATTTATCATGAAAGATGCTTACAGCTATGACAAGGATTTAGAGGGGCTAGAAGAGTCCTACAAAATCATGTGGGAAGCTTATGAAAAAGTTTTCAATAGATTAAAAATATATTACAAAGTTGTCCAAGGAGATACAGGAGCTATGGGAGGAAAGGTGTCCCACGAATTCATGGCTATGTCAGAAGTTGGAGAAGGTTTAGTTGCGTATTGTGACAGTTGTGACTATGCTGCTACAGATGAAAAAGCTGCTGTAGTTTATAATATTGATGGACAGGATATAGAAGAATTAGACTGTGAAAAAGTTTATACGCCAAATGCAAGGACTATAGAAGATATAGCTGCTTTTTTCAATAGAGGAGAAGAGGGATTTGCTAAAACATTAATATATAATGCTAAAGATGAAATTGCTGTAGTAGTTTTGCCAGGGAATAGAGAACTAAATGAAGTAAAATTGTGCAATTATTTAGGTATAGCAGAACATGAATTGGAGTTGGCAGATGAAGAAACTGTCAAAAAGGTTACAGGAGCAGAAGTTGGATTTGCTGGACCTATAGGACTAAAAGAAGAAGTAAAACTCTTAGTAGATGAAAGGATAACTAAGATGAAAAACTTTATAGTAGGAGCTAATGAAACGGATTATCATATAAAGAATGTAAACTATGGAAGGGATTTCAAAGGTGAAGTGGTAGAGGATTTGTTGCTTATTGAAAAAGGCGATATTTGTCCAAGATGTGGAGAGAAACTTAAGATGGATAGAGGAATAGAGGTGGGGAATATATTCCAATTAGGTACAAAATATAGTGAGAGTTTAGATGCTACTTATTTAGATGAAAATGGGAAGGAAAAACCATTTGTCATGGGTTCCTATGGAATAGGGGTTTCTAGAAGTATGTCAGCTATAGTAGAACAATATCATGATGACAATGGAATTATATGGCCACTGGTTGTAGCACCATATCATGTGATTGTCACTGTAGTGAATATAAAGAATGAAGATCAAATGAATTTAGGAGAAAAGATATACTCCTATTTAGAAGATAGAGGGTTGGAAGCATTGATTGATGATAGGAATGAGAGGGCTGGAGTGAAATTTAAAGATAGAGATTTAATAGGAATTCCTATTAGAATAACTGTAGGGAAAAGGGCTGGTGAGAATATTGTAGAATATTCTTTAAGAAGTAGTGATGACAAAATTGAAATAGATGTAGATGAAATAATGGACAGAATTGAAGAAGAATTTGAAAAAGAAGGGTTAAAAATAAATTAGGGCGCTAAAAGTGCCCTAATTTATTTTTGACTGGATAGTTAGACACAGAAAAAGGACAGTTAGGTTTAAAAAAAGGACAGTTAGGATTTATTGAAGGAATTTAGAGAAAAATGAAGAAATTCAATATACATATAAAATTATGTTGAAATGTACATAATCGTTTGATTATGTCTATAAAAAAAGGCGAATGTTGACGAAAATAGTTGGATAATAAATATACATAATATGGAGGATATTTATCTACAATGTAGAATATAGGTATTGAACTAAATATTAATTGTGGGTGAAGTGTCTATGTTGTATTCAATACCTTGGTATGTTGTACTATTTGAGTCTATTCCAGAAATATTTTTTACTTTGATACTTGGATTTAAATTATTTAATTTAGATATAGAGTTTAAAAAGATTTTCTTGATATCATGTATAGTTTCTATAATAGGATATTTTGCGAGAAAAAATATAACAGTTTATGGGGTTCATACAATAGTATTCATAATATCTTCTCTAATTGCAATAAAAATAATTTTGAGAATAAATTTTATATGTTCTTTTATTTGTATTTCAACTAGTTCTTTAATAAATGGATTATTGCAAAGTTTATTTACTCCAATTTTATTTGGAATATTTCAAAAAGGCACAGAAGATTTGATAGAATTTCCATGGATCAATGTTCTGAATTTTATTCCTTGTGGGCTATTAATGGTTGGGTTTTTCAAATATATAGATAAAAGGAAAATCTATATATTTGATTTAAAAATGTATGAAAATGATGAAAAAAGTTTAATTAAGGACAAGTCAATATTGGTTTTGTTCACAATATTGACACAGGGAATATTTATTATAGTTATGAATCAGAATTTTTATTTATTTTATGAATTCTATGGGACTGGAACACAATATGTTGTAGTAAATTACGTTATTAGTATACAGACTATTTTAGTTTTGATATCTATAAGAGGTCTTGGAAGTGATATAGAGAATAAAGTTGAAATGAATTTTTTAAAGACCCATCTTAAACAAATGGAAGGTTTATACAATGTGTTGAGAACTCAAAATCATGAACATAAGAGACATATTCAAACCATCCAATCTATGATTTATTTAGATGAAATACAATCTGCAAAAGAATATATTGATGGACTAAGTGAAAACTACAGTCAAACAGATGATGTAATATATGTGGGAAATATGGCCTTGACAGCTCTCATAAATGATAAGCGAAAAGTAGCTGAAATGAACAATGTAAATTTCGATTTTTCTATAAATTGTATTTTAAGTAAACTAAAAATAAATTCTTGGGATTTATGTAGTATATTGGGGAATCTCTTAGACAATGCCTTTGAAATTGTCATAAAGAAAAGAGACAATAGACAGGTAAAGCTAGAAATCAATTATATAGATGACAAATATGTTGTTGAAGTGTCTAACAATGGAGAAAAGATATCTGAAATAGAGATAGATAAAATATTTGAGCCAGGATATACCACCAAAGGTTCGGTAGGAAGAGGATATGGATTGTTTTTAACTAAAAGTCTTATAGAAAAGTATGGTGGTACTATAGAAGTTTATTGTCAAGAAGATACTGTTTTTCAAATAGTGTTTCCATACAAGGAAGGTGGATTAAGTGAATAGAGATTTAGCTTTAAAAATTTCAGCTAAATTAGCTGAAAAATTAGATGGAAGTAAGCAAGACGTTGAAATTTGGGCTTATGGTTTGGAAATAATATTGAACTCCGTTATCAAATTTTTAATTATAGCTGTATTGTCTGTTTTTTTAGGAATCTTTCAATATACTATGTTTTGTATTATAGCTTTTGCCTTTTTTCGTCATTTTGGTGGAGGGGTACATTTTAGCACATATTTGCGATGTTTAAGTTTTGGAGTGATGACTTTTTTGATTTCAGGGAAAATAGCATCTTTAGATAAATTGTCGATTATTCAGGAGATGTTTTTTTATATGACACTAGTCTTAGGAGTGTTGACTATTGTGAAATGGGTTCCTGCAGATACAAAGAAAAAGCCCATAAAAGAAAAAGAAAAAATAAAAGAGCAAAAAATGAAAACTACTGTAGTGCTGGTTTTTTGGTTAATACTCACAATATTTTTGGACAAGCAAGGAAAAAACACCTATATTCCAGCTATTGTCTTGGGTGCTTTTGAAAGTCTTTTGTTTATGACTCCTTTTGGATACTGGATGATAAATGGAATAGACAATTTTTTAAATAAAATATTTATAAAAACTGAGGAGGTGAAATAAATGATTAAAGGTATTCTTGCTATTTTCGCATCGATATTAGGCACAGTTGCATCAACAGGAGCTAATGCTGCTAGTATGTTTATTTATTATGAGCCAGATGTACCTGATTGTTTAAAGAAGTAGGGGTTGATGTTGTTTAATGAAATTTCTTGTTTTAGAAGACGAGGTTTATACTCGAAAATTCATAAAAAAAATCATATCAGAAAATGCTCCTACATCAGAAGTATTTGATACATCAAATAGCAGAGATGCTATAAACTTAGCTATAGATCATCACCCCCCAATAGCTATGCTAGATATGGAACTTGAGGGTGACGATTTAAATGGTTTGGAAGTAGGTAGAATGATTCAAAAAATTAATCCTGAGACTAAAATAGTCTTTATTACTGGTCATTCTAAGTATGCAGTATCTGCTTTTGATGTACATCCTTATGACTATATTTTGAAACCTATAAATGTCAAGAGACTTATAGAAACTATAGTGACTTTAACCAATAGTATAGAAAAAAATTCTGTAAATGAGAAAAAGGGTATAGAAAAAATTGTAGTAAAAAATGGGAATGAGATGCTTTTTATATCCGTAGAGAATATATTATATGTAGAAAAGGCAGATAGAAATACTATTATACACGATGAAAATAATGCTTATTGTGTTCAAGATACCTTGCAGGAATTGGAGATGAAATTAGGAAATAATTTTTTACGGGTTCATAAGTCTTATATCGTAAATAAAGACAAAATAGACAAAATAAAAGAGGTTGGGGAAAGAACTTATGAAATAAAGTTTTTAAATAGTCATAAGGTAGCAGCTATGAGCAGAACAGGATATGGAAAATTCAAAGAAGAGTTAAAGAACAGAATATTGTAAACAATAACAAAAATGGTACGTCAATATTGGCGGACCATTTTTGTGTTCAATTGTGGCTGAAATGTGGCTAGTTGGACATGAAAATAGGGCAGTTGTGAAAAAATAAAGGACTTTTTACATAGTTATAGAAAATATAATAGGTTAAAGTTAAAATTTTGAAGGGGTGTGTTTATGAGTCTTATAAAAGATGATTTAAAGGATCTTTGTATTATGGTCATGTTCATGTTGGATTCCTTGAAAAGGGAAGGTCTCATAAGCGAAGAGGAATATAAAAAGAATATTAAAGTGAAAGAAGAATTTTTAAAAAACATTTCTGAAGAAATAGATGTAGGAATAAAAAAGTCGAAAACGGTTTAAGTGATTTGAAATAATTTATCCTTGTAAAACTTGTAATAATAAGTTATTCTATGATATAAGGTATTGTATAAAATTAATTTGAGGTGATATTCATGTTTAAAAGAATGACTTCTATTACGCTGATATTTATTTTATTGTTTTCTAGTTTTGCAATTGCAGATGAAGTGGCTACTGTAGACAAAGTTGTAAGTTTGGGTAAAAATCTTACAGACTCTCAAAGAAGTCAAATGTTAAATTATTTTGGTGTGGATAAAAATATAGAAACAATAGAAGTAACCAATGAAGAAGAACGGCAATACTTGGGTAAATATATAGATAACAAACTTTTAGGAACTAGAGCTTTATCTTGTGCTTATGTAGAAAAGCTAGATGAAGGAGAAGGAATAACTGTAGAAACTTACAATATAACCTGGGTAACAGAAGATATGTATAAAAATGCCTTAATTACTGCAGGAATAAAAGATGCAAAGGTAATTGTTGCAAGTCCTGTGAAAGTTTCAGGAACTGCTGCTCTTACGGGAATTATGAAAGCTTTTGAAGATATTACAGGAGAAAATTTGACTAAAAAAGAAAAGGAAGTTGCTAGTGAAGAAATAGCTAAAACTGCAATGCTTGGAAATGAAATAGGTCAAGAAAAGGCTAGTGAATTGATTGAAAACATAAAAATAGATGTGGTTGCAAACAATATAAAAAGCAAGAAAGACATAAGAAGAGCAGTACAGGCAGCAACAAGAGAATTAGGTGTAGAATTGACAGATGAACAGACAGACGAAGTGGTTTCTCTCATGAAGAGAATTGCAAAACTAAATTTAGATTTAAATGACATAAGGACACAGCTCAAGGATATATCAGGGAAAATAGATAAGATTTCACAGCAAAATGAAGAAGTGAAGTCTTTATTGAATAAAATTGTTGATTATTTTGGAAAACTTTTTAGTAAGCTTTTTGGATAATAAAAAGGTTAATTTCTTGATGCCCATATAGAGGTAGTATATAATAGATTGGTAGACTATTTAGGAGGTGTCGCAAATTGGATGATGTAAGAGTTAGATTTGCACCAAGTCCAACAGGATATTTACATATTGGTGGACTTAGAACTGCATTATATAATTATTTATTTGCAAAAAACAATAATGGAAAGTTTATATTGAGAATAGAAGATACAGATAGAACTAGATTTGTGGAGGGAGCTATAGAAAATTTAGTTAATTCTCTAAAATGGGCTGGAATAGAAGTAGATGAAGGGGTGACCCTTGATGAAAATGGAAAAATTAAACAAGTAGGAGAATATGGACCATATATTCAATCTGAAAGATTAGATATTTATAGAAAATATGTAGATGAACTTATTGAAAAAGGTTATGCATATTATTGTTTTTGTACTAAAGAGAGATTAGATAAGGTAAGAGAAGAGCAAAAAATAAAGGGACTTGTGCCTAAATATGATGGTTTTTGTAGAAATATTTCAATAGAAGAGGCAAAAAAAAGAATTGCTGATGGAGAAGAATATGTAGTAAGACTAAAATTGCCCCAAAATGTAGATATCAAATTTCATGATATTGTTAGAGGGGATATAGTTATAAATACAAATGATTTAGATGATCAAGTACTTTTAAAATCTGATGGATTTCCTACATATCATTTAGCTGTAGTTGTAGATGATCATCTTATGAATATAACTCATATAGTTAGAGGTGAAGAATGGTTGCCATCAGCACCAAAGCATGTATTTTTGTATCAAGCTTTTGGCTGGGAGGCTCCAGAATATGTTCATCTTCCAACTGTGTTAAATAAAGATAGAAAAAAATTGAGCAAAAGGCAAGGAGATGTATCGGTAGAAGACTTTAGAGCGAGTGGCTATCTTCCAGAAGGATTAGTTAATTATCTTGCTCTTGTAGGATGGAGCCCAGAAGGAAATGAAGAAATTCTTTCTATGGATGAGTTAATAAATGAATTTTCATTTGAAAGGGTTTCAAAAACTGGAGGAATTTTTGATAAAGATAAGTTAGATTGGGTAAATAGTCATTATATAAGAAGTTCAAGTCCTGAAAGGATTGCAGATTTAGCGATACCTTATTTAAAGGAAGCAAATTATATAACAGATGAAGATATAAATAAGAGATATGACTGGATAAAGGCAATGGTCATTACAGTGCAGGAAAGTTTATCTACAACAAAGGAAATTGTAGATAAAGTAGATATTTTCTTTAAGGATAAGGTAGAACTTGAAAGCGATGAAGTTCTTGAAGTACTTAAAGGTGAACAAGTTCCTACTTTATTTGAGGCCATAAGAGAGGAATTAGGTGAAGTAGAAGAATTAGATGAAGAACTTTGTGGTGGTCTTATGAAGAAGATACAAAAGAAAACAGGAATAAAAGGTAAGAATTTATATATGCCTGTGAGAGCAGCTCTTACTGGAAATCTTCATGGACCAGAACTTGTGAATATTTTATATGTTTTGGGTAAACAAAATATATTAAAACGCATAGAATATGTAGAAAATAATTATTTAAAATAGGTCTTGAATATTTAGTTTAAATAGTGTAAAATGTTATCCAATATTTTAATATAAAAAAGTTATGAAAAGGGAAAGTAGATTTAATATACTCACAGAGAGAGGTTTTTACCTAGCTGAGAGAAACCTCGGGTTCTTATTAGATTGAAGTGCACCTTTGAACTATTGCTTGAAATTTTAGTAGAGCAAATCGGTAGGCACCGTTATTGCCTTTGAGTTGGGAATACTTTTCCAATCAGAGTGGAATCGCGAGCAAAATCGTCTCTGTTTTTTGAGACGATTTTTTATTTTTTATAAGGAGGTAAGAAATATGTGGGATACTATAAAAGAAGATTTAAAAGCCATAAGAGAAAGA is part of the Sporanaerobacter acetigenes DSM 13106 genome and encodes:
- the ispF gene encoding 2-C-methyl-D-erythritol 2,4-cyclodiphosphate synthase, whose amino-acid sequence is MRIGMGYDVHKLVEGRKLIVGGVEIPHERGLLGHSDADVLIHAIMDSILGAMALEDIGKHFPDTDNAYKNISSMVLLEKVYDIMVNNGYEIGNIDCVVVAQRPKFAPYIHIMRENIGRTLNTSIDNISIKATTTEWLGFEGREEGMSAYCVCILNKN
- the disA gene encoding DNA integrity scanning diadenylate cyclase DisA, translating into MKDSKKDMYRSMSIIAPGTLLREGLESIVRAKTGALIVVGDNEEVLKIVDGGFNINSDFTAAYLYELAKMDGAIILSSDCKKILYANAQLIPDQSILSRETGIRHRTAERVAKQTDTLVIAISQRRNIITLYKGNNKYVLRESSEILDKANQAIQTLEKYKNVLNQDMGNLTALEFEDLVTVYDIVKVIQRLEMVMRISDEIERYILELGNEGRLISMQLDELMSGVVEDGINIIKDYSNWPDKSHEEIKKSIRELSSEELLDFYTIARTMGYDGGISALDTSVYPKGYRILGKIPRLPAGVLENLVKMFGSFQKILKASTKELDLVEGIGEVRARTIKEALRRFQEQIFLDRHII
- a CDS encoding proline--tRNA ligase, translated to MRMSKLYLPTLREVPSEAEIPSHQLLLRAGMMRKLVSGVYSYLPLGYRVIRKIEQIVREEMDAAGSQELLMSAIQPKELWEASGRWDNFGPEMFKLKDRNEREFCLGPTHEEYFTNLIKDEVKSYKQLPLNLYQIQTKYRDEKRPRFGLIRSREFIMKDAYSYDKDLEGLEESYKIMWEAYEKVFNRLKIYYKVVQGDTGAMGGKVSHEFMAMSEVGEGLVAYCDSCDYAATDEKAAVVYNIDGQDIEELDCEKVYTPNARTIEDIAAFFNRGEEGFAKTLIYNAKDEIAVVVLPGNRELNEVKLCNYLGIAEHELELADEETVKKVTGAEVGFAGPIGLKEEVKLLVDERITKMKNFIVGANETDYHIKNVNYGRDFKGEVVEDLLLIEKGDICPRCGEKLKMDRGIEVGNIFQLGTKYSESLDATYLDENGKEKPFVMGSYGIGVSRSMSAIVEQYHDDNGIIWPLVVAPYHVIVTVVNIKNEDQMNLGEKIYSYLEDRGLEALIDDRNERAGVKFKDRDLIGIPIRITVGKRAGENIVEYSLRSSDDKIEIDVDEIMDRIEEEFEKEGLKIN
- a CDS encoding PIN/TRAM domain-containing protein — its product is MVDKIAKFVISLVGVLIGYGITAGLKNIEALRLADGGLFAFFIFIIVMVASGIIFFFLSPHFIKGIRKFIHFLEVEIQNRPASDIILGSVGLIVGLIIAYLLSQPFYNIKVPYLGVIVSIVLYLIFGYLGIKIPTRNRDDFTNSLNVFKKNTGKEKVKTSSKASPKILDTSVIIDGRIADICKTGFIEGPLIIPEFVLEELQRIADSSDSLKRNRGRRGLDILNKIQKELDIEVVICDKKIEEVQEVDSKLLKLAQQMKGKVITNDYNLNKVAEVQGIEVLNINELANAIKPVVLPGEEMVVQVIRDGKEIGQGLAYLDDGTMIVVEGGKKHIGETIGVLVTSVLQTSAGRMIFAKPKSAVDRAV
- the ispD gene encoding 2-C-methyl-D-erythritol 4-phosphate cytidylyltransferase, whose amino-acid sequence is MYENNFVSVIVAAAGMSNRMRSRINKQFIFIDNKPVLAHTLEKFEMCKYVDEIIVVAKEDEIDYCKKEIVKKYDFKKVSKVVKGGKERQDSVYNGLLALDEKCKIVLIHDGARPFVKVKNIEDGISGVTKYGACVVGAPVKDTIKVVDDNNDIKNTPHRSQIWAAQTPQCFWRHIIMQAYKAALDDNFTGTDDSMLVERLGVPVKMIMGSYENIKITTPDDLIVAESMLKDKEIIFKKRNFVFQGR
- a CDS encoding CarD family transcriptional regulator, with translation MFNIGDKIVYPMHGAGVIVAIEEKEILGRRRKYYIMKMPIGDMKVMVPVDNVKEIGIREVIDDEEIEQVFEVLKGSKTKMPQNWNRRYRLNMDKIKSGNIYEIASVVRNLMIRDAEKGLSTGERKMLNSAKQMLVSELVLAKGIDRDQTEMLIDEAINCPSI
- a CDS encoding DUF1573 domain-containing protein → MDKNIENINTNINCSDFQEMTSNVLIRHKSILDIITKLDEYNARINRAVIKSVTSCGCISIDAKKQEYNSESLEELKKSLKSHLEGELCEVCSEKIEEEIGSYLFYLAALCDTLEINLSDILNNEYDNLKTLGIYNLK